A part of Tachysurus vachellii isolate PV-2020 chromosome 4, HZAU_Pvac_v1, whole genome shotgun sequence genomic DNA contains:
- the LOC132844189 gene encoding uncharacterized protein LOC132844189, which translates to MDNKYTPIARKTITEKHIPLLVDQVKDSIKRKLQTQSSVSITADIWSDQTMRSFFGVTAHGLNQDGNQLESFLLDCRRFCGRHSGDNIAMAFDEIIDEYNIASKVRYIITDNAVNMKCAFKVKLPQEEQHSDGSDAEEENLDDESLWEDVTWEDETIMVRTRQRLSCFAHSLQLVVHDGMKEAKAFSSALTKMSKLTSLLHTSTTFKERFEAKFGTDRSIPAATSTRWNSTFKQLQALTALDHRDLTQICSSDFQHVLFSVREWNQLKNLGSVLFPFAEATDLTEGEKMVTISMVVPTVLDLNTHLLQISESQSHCRPLATSLRQSLLKRFSGIFVRTKMVEQNGKEDQFNHNVYFLATMLDPQFGLNWVDLDVTNNESPDSVKKFREDLKRTLIDSLTAEVEATADGDMLHSGGDVDETSDSPPGKCPRLLARYRAHKHLSHSAKDACISAQIHKYFDAIQNTDTNTALEFWSTNREKFPQLYSLVVKVLSIPASSAPVERVFSKGGLIVRPHRARLTHKMVTALVFLKSNMALV; encoded by the exons ATGGACAACAAATACACTCCCATTGCAAGAAAAACAATCACTGAAAAACACATTCCTTTGTTGGTTGATCAGGTGAAAGATTCAATTAAAAGGAAGCTCCAGACCCAATCATCTGTGTCCATAACTGCTGACATATGGTCTGATCAAACCATGCGGTCCTTCTTCGGTGTTACTGCCCATGGATTAAACCAAGATGGAAATCAGCTGGAGTCCTTTCTTTTAGACTGTAGGCGGTTTTGTGGCAGACACAGTGGAGACAACATAGCCATGGCATTTGACGAGATCATTGATGAATATAACATAGCAAGTAAAGTCAGGTACATTATTACTGATAATGCAGTCAATATGAAGTGTGCATTCAAAGTCAAGCTACCACAGGAAGAGCAGCACAGTGATGGCAGTGATGCAGAAGAGGAAAACTTAGATGATGAGAGTCTTTGGGAGGATGTGACCTGGGAAGACGAGACTATCATGGTGAGAACAAGACAAAGGCTGTCATGTTTTGCACATTCTCTGCAATTAGTTGTACATGATGGAATGAAAGAAGCCAAGGCCTTTTCTTCAGCACTTaccaaaatgtcaaaattaacCTCATTACTTCACACAAGTACTACATTTAAAGAACGATTTGAGGCTAAATTTGGGACAGATAGATCAATTCCTGCAGCTACATCCACACGCTGGAACAGTACATTCAAGCAGCTACAGGCCCTTACAGCACTTGACCATAGGGATCTCACACAAATTTGCAGTTCAGACTTTCAACATGTTCTTTTTTCAGTTCGTGAATGGAATCAACTGAAGAATTTAGGTTCTGTTCTCTTTCCTTTTGCGGAAGCAACAGACCTTacagagggtgagaaaatgGTCACTATTAGTATGGTGGTCCCCACTGTACTTGATTTAAACACTCATCTGCTCCAAATATCAGAGTCACAAAGTCATTGCCGGCCTCTAGCCACATCCCTTCGGCAATCACTTTTAAAGAGATTCTCTGGGATCTTTGTGAGAACCAAAATGGTTGAGCAAAATGGGAAAGAGGACCAGTTCAACCATAATGTCTATTTCTTGGCAACAATGCTTGATCCTCAGTTTGGCCTGAACTGGGTTGATCTAGATGTAACCAACAATGAGAGTCCAGATTCGGTGAAGAAATTCAGAGAGGATCTGAAAAGAACACTTATAg aTTCTTTGACTGCAGAAGTTGAGGCCACAGCAGATGGAGACATGCTGCATTCTGGAGGTGATGTTGATGAAACCTCAGATTCTCCTCCTGGCAAATGCCCACGACTTCTAGCTCGCTATCGAGCTCACAAGCACCTGAGTCACTCAGCTAAGGATGCATGCATTTCAGCTCAGATACACAAGTACTTTGATGCCattcaaaacacagacacaaatacagcacTTGAATTTTGGTCGACAAACAGGGAGAAATTCCCACAGCTTTACTCTCTGGTTGTAAAAGTGCTGTCTATTCCAGCATCCTCTGCACCAGTAGAGCGTGTCTTTAGCAAAGGTGGCCTCATCGTGAGACCACATCGTGCACGCTTAACTCATAAAATGGTCACAGCGCTTGTATTTTTGAAAAGCAATATGGCCCTGGTTTAG
- the LOC132844191 gene encoding cystathionine gamma-lyase-like: protein MASDSSDCFAGFCPEFRSFATDAIHVGQEPEQWSSMAVVPPISLSTTFKQFSPGKHAGYEYSRSGNPTRNCLEKAVAALDGAQYCVALASGLAATTTIVHMLKAGDGIVCMNDVYGGTNRYFSKIAAEIGYDVSFADFTKLDQLKAALKPKTKLLWIETPTNPTMKVVDIKSCSEIAHEYNKDIIVVVDNTFMSAYFQRPLALGADMCMYSATKYMNGHSDVVMGLISVNRPDLYEKLKFLQNALGAVPSPFDCYLCNRGLKTLHLRMKQHFRNAMAAAKFLEADPRVEKVIYPGLPSHPQYELVKRQSTGCPGMITFYIKGKLEHATAFLKNLKLFSLAESLGGYESLAEHPAIMTHASVSEVQRMELGITDTLIRMSVGLEDEQDIIADLDQALSAAHAKN, encoded by the exons atgGCTTCAGACAGCAGTGATTGTTTTGCTGGATTTTGCCCGGAGTTCCGGTCTTTCGCCACGGACGCGATTCACGTGGGTCAGGAACCGGAGCAGTGGAGCAGTATGGCGGTGGTGCCTCCAATCTCACTGTCCACAACGTTCAAACAGTTCAGTCCGGGAAAACACGCC GGTTATGAGTACAGCCGCAGTGGGAATCCCACACGGAACTGTCTGGAAAAAGCCGTCGCTGCTTTGGACGGAGCTCAGTACT GTGTCGCTCTGGCCTCTGGATTAGCCGCTACTACGACCATCGTGCACATGCTGAAGGCTGGAGATGGGATCGTCTGCATGAACGACGTCTACGGAG GAACCAATCGATATTTCAGTAAAATAGCCGCAGAGATCGGATACGACGTCTCCTTCGCCGACTTCACCAAGCTGGACCAGTTAAAAGCAGCTCTAAAGCCCAAAACAAAG CTGCTGTGGATCGAAACTCCGACGAATCCGACGATGAAGGTCGTGGACATTAAATCCTGCTCAGAAATCGCACACGAGTACAACAAGGACATCATAGTGGTTGTGGACAACACCTTCATGTCAGCATACTTTCAG CGCCCCCTGGCTTTGGGAGCAGACATGTGCATGTACTCGGCCACAAAGTACATGAACG gGCACAGTGATGTCGTCATGGGGCTGATTTCTGTTAACCGCCCAGACCTGTATGAAAAACTGAAATTTTTGCAGAACG CTCTGGGAGCCGTTCCATCTCCGTTCGACTGCTACTTGTGTAATCGTGGACTGAAGACTCTGCATCTGAGAATGAAGCAGCACTTCAGGAACGCAATGGCGGCGGCCAAGTTTCTCGAAGCTGATCCCAGGGTGGAAAAAGTCATTTACCCAG GTCTGCCGTCTCACCCGCAGTACGAGCTGGTGAAGAGACAGTCCACAGGATGCCCAGGGATGATCACCTTCTACATTAAAGGCAAACTGGAACATGCCACTGCTTTCCTCAAAAACCTGAAG ttgttttctCTTGCTGAAAGTCTCGGAGGCTACGAGAGTCTGGCTGAGCATCC AGCAATTATGACTCATGCCTCGGTgtctgaagtgcagaggatggagcTGGGAATCACAGACACGCTGATCCGTATGTCTGTGGGTCTGGAGGATGAGCAGGACATTATCGCAGACCTGGATCAGGCT